The genomic stretch GTAGGCGCTGTGTAAATACCATCCGGCCAGTACCCTTGATCAAGCGGTCCCATTTGGAACACGAATTCACCATTTAATAACGGCCGAGTAATACCATCGACTTTGCCTAGTTTAATTTCTCTCATGCCAAAATAGCTTGAGACCTCATCAACGGTTTGCGCTCCAGCCTTCAAATAAACCTTTAAATCATAAAGATAGGGATCATCGGGAGACCATAGCCTCGCGTTCGGTACAGGGACATTAATCTCCGCGCCCACTGCGCCAGCAGCAGAGCCAATTATTTGTCCATTGGAAAAAACAACTGCTTCAACCGTTTGACCTTGAATGCCGCTGCCGGCAACGTTCAACTTCAGGACACCGTCATGAATATCGGTCACCATATCCAGCTTGTCGATGTGCGCTGCGGCAACAGGCTCTAGCCATACGGTCTGCCAGATGCCCGACGCTGAAGTATACCAAATGCCGCCTAGCTTTTTAACCGTTTGCTTGCCAACCGCTTGGTCTGCACCCATATCCGTCTCATCAAGCACATGAACGATAAGCTCATTGTCGCCTGGGACAAGATAATCGGTTATGTCAAAGCTAAAGGAAGTATAACCGCCCTTGTGATTGCCTACCTCTTGACCATTCACATAGACCGTTGCCAAATAATCAACTGCGCCAAAATTAATTTTGACACGCTGCCCGCTCCAATTGTCAGGAATGGTGAAGGAACGTTTATACCACATCAGATCCTCCACGCGATTAATGCCCGAGAGCTTCGCTTCTGCCGCAAAGGGAACGACAATTTTTTCTTTCAGCGTTTGGCCGAAAGGTACTGCCTCGCCCTTCCTAGCCGCTTGAAACTCCCACTCGCCATTCAGATTGCTCCAAGCCTCCCGCGCTAATTGAGGTCTTGGATATTCCGGCAGCACATTTTGGACATCCACATCCTCTGCCCATGGCGACATGATCTGATATTTCGAGCCATTCACGAGCGGCTTATCGAAGCCTGCTACGACAACGCCTACCAGCGTTTCCAGACCGCCTTGCCCGTCATAAATAACTTTGACATTTCCTGCATCCTTCGAATACAGCGCTTGCTGCAGCGTAACGACAACGATCTTGTCATTGCCTTCCTTCAAAGCGACAGAGGCGATAGGCAAGCTGCCTGACTCTATATTCAGCTTTAGATGATTGATCAGCTCTGCGGATACAGGCTTTAATGAATTTTCAAACAGCAGCTCAGCGTGGATACCATCCTCCTGTACCATTCCGCCAGGTACAAAGCCGTCAGGCAAATAAAACGCTTTTGAAGGGACGGCTTCCTTCGTTACGCTGGGGCTCGCCCAGTACATATGCATATTAGAGCCGCCATTGTCCTCAAAAAACTCAAGCTTCATGCTGTATTTCTGTCCTGCGACTAGCTTTACTGGCATCGAGGTTTGTTCTTTGTCCCAATCGGCAACCCAATGATCGATGGTTAGCTTCTCGTCAATCCAAAGCCGGAAACCATTATCTGCTGTAATATAAAAGGTATAGTCCTCCGAAAATTCAGGCTGGATAAATCCCGTCCACCGTATACCAACACGATTTTCTTGTCCTGTGAACATTTTTATCGCTGGTTCAAGATTTGAAATGTCCAAATGCGGATCAAAACCTACTCCCTTAAAGGTTTCAAACGTAAAGTTAGGCCCCCCTCCTACTGTGTAATATTCCGACTTCAGTCCATGATATTGAGGAGCTGTCTCTGCTTCTGCCGCTGCAGCGCGCGGTACAAATGAAAAAGCGGATGAGACAATACTAAAAACCATAGTAATTGCAAGCAGCATACTTATTGATTTTTTTCTTGTTAACATAAATTGAACCTCCAATAAATCATAGTAATAAAGCATCCTTTATAAGGAGGAAGTGATGTCCCTTCCTCCCAGATTCATTTACCCAATGATTAGTCTTGAAAGTATAGCTAGATCTGCAATATCCACTTTACCGTCGTGATTTAAATCTGCCTTCTGGTACTGCGCCCAATTCGGCTGATCGCTAGCTTTGCCATAGGCCGCAGCTACAATAGCAAGATCGCCGACTGATATTCTGCTATCACCGTTCACATCTCCAGATAACGATGATGCAGCCGCTATTTGTATTTTGTGATTAGCATCATTAAACGTAAGCTTAGCCCCATTGCCACTCTCAAAGGTAGTGCCCGTTAAGGTAACAATTGCTTCTCCCGCTTCCTGCAACACACTCGTTTGGAAGGTCAGCTTCAGCGAATCACCGTTAGCAGCCAAGCCTTCTCCTTGCGCAGTAACTAGAATACGAACCTTTCCAGGTTCAAGCTCTTGCCGCTCGATCACACTCTCTCCTGCTTTAAGCGAGGATACGCCGGCAAGGCTTAACTTTTCAGAATCAAAGTTAACCGTAATATCCTGAACATTAACATTTTGATAAGCGCTGTCTATTATCCCGCTCACCCCAAATGAGAGATCGATCATTTGCCCGCTCTGCGCATTTGCAGCGCCTGTTAGCTTTGCCACCGGCTCTTCCACAGGCTCTAGAACTTCAGGTTTTAATTCAGATAAGGCAATATAGTCGAGCTCATAAAAGCCCGCGCTTGCGCCTGTTCCCCTCATGAACTTAATCGAGTTAACGCCTTCTTTCAGCTCAACGTTTACGCTCGTTGCCATAAATCTGCCCCAGTTGATCGTTCCTGCGAGCTTAGCAGATAGCTCCTGATCATCATTTACGACGATTTTCGCTGTCGCTGGCTGGTAGTCATTTGTGCGCTGAGCGTACCAAAAGAACATTTTATACGCCCCAGCTTTTGGAGCATTTACTTGATCGAAGTTAACATAGCTATCTGCGTAATCGATTCCGCCTACGTAGCTTGATTCGGATGCATAGACATTATTTGTGCGTGCTTCCGTTTTAAACAGCTGAGCCTTCTCTGCTTCATATTTAGCAGGCTGTGTGTCCATATCGTCAGTTGCCTCAGGGAAATAAGTCACCCGCAGATTTTCTGCCCCGAAAGGCACAAGCGTAATATTTTCGGTAGCCTCTGCGGAGTAAACTGGTCCGACTGGCGGCTCTGCCGCTGACACACCGTTATTCGCTTTGCCCCATGACGGTATTCGCTTCCCTTTAGCTATGAGCTTAATCGGAGTCGTCTCCTGTATGAATGGATTTTCCGGCATCGGAGACGTGATCACTTCGATCGATGCGGCAGGATTTTCGCGATCAATCAATAGTCCATAATTCCACGGCGATGCGGCATGAATGTTATATTCCTTAAACCCAGGTGCATTTACTTGAGGCGCTGGATTGAATTGCTCCACCCAGTTTTCTTCGATTTTCAAAGAGAACACGAGTGGTCCGCGCTCAATTCCAATAGAATTGTTTACCCATGTTGAGGTTTTGATTTCCATTGGTACAGTGAGTACAACGGTATCTCCCTTTTCCCATGTACGATCAATCGTGAAATATTGTCCAGATTTCACCGCTTGCTGCGGCTGCCCGTTCACGGTGATGGTTGCCTTTTCCGTCCAGCTTGGAATTCGCAGCTTAAGCGGGAACTTAACACTCTCCGACGCTTCTTCGATCGTAAAGCGAATTTGATCCTCAAACGGATAATTCGTCGTTTCTTTTACCGTAATATTTGCCCCTTTAATTTTTGCTGAGACGCGGCTAGGCCCGTATGCGATGACACCAAGCCCCCCATCTCCTGTGCCCGACCACATATCCTTCACAAAATACGGCCAGCCCATATGCAAATTAAAGCGACAGCAAGGGAATCCCGAATAAGGTGATTGTACTGTGCCGTTCCCATAATTTTGCTTAAAGCCATTATCAGTAGGTGAGCTCTGTACTTGATTAGGCAGTGAGAAATATTGATGAGTCTTAATATCCTTGCTCATGGCTCCTGGAAGCGAGTTGAATGTAATTTTCTCCAGTGCGTCCCCCATAGAAGGATCACCCGTTATCATCGCCGCAACAGCATTGCTGTGTATCCTCTCTACAATGGCACAAAGCTCAACCCCTTGCGTCGAGGATAGTCCAGCCAGCATTTCTGTTCCCGAATTCATTCCAGTAATTTGGTTATGTGACTGATCCAAATGCTCTACACCTGCATGAAAAGCATCCCTGTCCGCTTCATCCTTCGATAATTGATAATAAATAGCTGGTGTCTTAATGGATTCATTCACATTGACCGTATGCTGTGAGTAAAAATCTGCAGGATTGCTCTTGGCCGCTTCGAGAAAATTGTTGTTAGTTAAAATATCAGTCACATCTGTGCCTTGAGTATTAAGCTTTTCTGCCAATTGAAGCAGGAAGGCATCTTCAGTGCGGTTATAAAGCCAAAGCACAACATTTAAATTGTCCCCGCTGCGTATTTGTCCCCAATCCCGTAAAGGTCGCTGATCCAAGTGGCTGTGCTGGTATTGAAAATAATTCGTTAAGAAGGAGATGACCCGCTCATCGTTTGTCGCCTCGTAATAATCCTTCAACACATAAATGGCTACCATTCGCGGCCACCAGTCATTATCACTGGCAGGACCGAAGAAGCCGTCATCACGCTGGCTCTCCAGCATCCAGTTGACCCACTTCTGAGACTTCGCAATCAGGTCCGGATCATTCAGTGTATAGGCTAGTGCGATTAAGCCCTTCACATAATAAATGGGGCGTTCCCAGTTCGACTCCGGTGCCGTGCCGCCTAGCCATTCCGAATTGGTGTTTAGCTCGCCGTACAAATCTTCCGCATAGCCTGTTGCTCCTTCCTTCATGAGCTCAAGCTGTTTAAGCAGCCATCCTTCCGCCTTTACAGAGCCTAAAGGGAGAGGTAGGAATGGTGTTTGAAGCAGCGGCTCCTTATTGGCAACAGGCTCCTTAAACGACTCGGATGGAACATAATAATCACTGGCAATAAAGTTGTCGAAAAGAGGCTTAGCGCCGTCATCCCATAAGCCGATGCCGCCTGAAGCAAATTGCCCGCTATCGTCGTCATAGTATTCCAGAGCCGCGTTGTGCATATCATCCAAAAATACTTTAATCCCATTACCATAGGTAACAACCTTCAACTGATAGAGCTTGCTCGTAGAGACTACATCCAATACTTTAACAACTTGGAGATCGGTCCATTCCTCGCTCAGACGGCGAAGAATCAGGCTCCCATCCCCTCTCAATCCCGCATAGTAGCCTTGAACTGATTTTCCTATTTCACTAGATTGGCTTCTAAACAAAAGCCCGGCAGCACCAGCTGTTGCCGTTAGCTGAACATCTGTCTCCACTGTAAAGTCATGAAACCGGGTATCTTTTACAAGCAGCGTTTGATTAGCTCCGTCACCAACCGTTACACCACCGGATTGCAGTTTCCAGTCCCCTTGACTCGCTTGCCAATTGGGGAGCGCTATTCCTTCGACCTCTGTATCAAACGAATCTGTGAATACAAGCTCTTGCTTGTCATCCCATACTTGAAAAAGATCATACGTCGGCTGTGATTGATAGATTCTTGCGCCAACCTGTCCCTTTCCAAACATCGAGTCCGTTTGCTCTAAAACCAGCTGGTCATTCACATAAAATTTAATCTGCGAGCCTTCAGCACTAACTTTAAATCGATAAACCGTGTTCGGATCAACGGTCAACTTTACACGCTTCAGCTCCGTCCAATTGTTGTTCATTTGCCCTAGAAAAACGCTGCCGTTATCTTTAGCGGAAATGCCTGCATAATATCCCTTAACATTATCCGCGCCTGGCTCTGCGCTGACTGTGCGAAACAGTATGCCTGCATCTCCGTTGCGATTTGTGAAACTGATATCTGCTTCAACACTTCCATTCTCGAACTCCGCTTGCTTCACTAACGCTTTCGAACCGGAGCCGCTCTCTACAGTCAGCTGTCCACTCGACGTTGACCAATTGCCGTCAATCACACTCCAATGATCATTAATAACGGATCTATTAAAATGATCTTCAAAAAATCCAGGTTCCTCTTCCGCTGAGGCATCCACGTGAACAGCAGGCAAAAACAAACTGACATACATGCTGATAATCAGCATGATGACCATTGGCGTTTTCAACTTTGCTCCGAATTTCATCTTGCTCCACTCCTTCAGACTTTGTTTTACAAGGCATAGGCAAGGCAGTGTTTAATCATCTGCTCGTCCCAAGAAGGCATCCTTCCCCTGTCACCTCCCCTCTGTTATTCGATCCAACTTGAGCTTGAATTCCAGAGGGTCTAGTAGATGAAAGGTATCAAGCACCGTTCCATCTGTATCAATAATGAATGTGGTTGGAAGTGCGTGCAGCTCGTATAAGTAAGAAGCGCGTTTATTAGCATCCAGCAGGTTTATAAAACCCCATTGATTTTGCTGTACAAATGCGCTAATATCGTCGGCTTGCTTCTCCTCCGAGGACAGGTTAATACCATAGAAGTCGATATTATTTTGATATGCCTCGTGCAGCCTCTTCATCGTTGGCGCCTCCACAGTGCAAGCCTCGCACCAGCTTGCCCAAAATTGCAGAACAATCGGTTTGCTATTCTCTCCTCCAATGGTGTACGTGTTGCCATCAAGCGCTTTTAATGTAACGATAGGAGCTTTGACACCTGCTGCGTCGCTGCGATGCAAAGCTGAGTCTTGGTCCACGCTTAAGATACGCTCCAGAGAGGCAGCATTTAGCTTCGATCCCTCTTTGCTGCTAGAATGACTAGAATAAAAGATTAAAGCTGTACCAAAGGCAGTAGCCAGCACCAGCGCTGCAACAGTCCAAATCGAGGCTTTCATCCACTCTACTCCTCCCTGCTTAATTCTCTATTATTTCAAATCAATTAAGGAGAGCAGCAGTGTTACTGCCTCAGCACGTGTCGCTATTGCGTTAGGAACGAATTGATTCGCGCCCCTCCCTTTCAGAATGCCTGCTTCGGCAGCCATTGCTACTGAAGGCTGCGCCCATGCTGGGATATCTTCAGCGTCAGCAAAAGTTGGTTTTTTAGCCGGATCAACTTCCCACTTCAGTGCTCGAGTAATCATTACAGCAATTTCACTGCGTTTAATTGGTGTGCTAGCCCGGAACGTATCATCCTCATAGCCGGTAATAATGCCCGCATTCACCGCAGCTGTTACATAACCAACTGCCCATGCCGGTATGCTCCCAGTATCCTTAAACGATAAGCTCTCACTTATCTCTGTCGGCATCGAAAGAGCTCGAGCTAGCATTGCCGCAAACTCAGCTCGAGTTACTAGTGAATTGGGACGGAATGTACCATCCGTATAGCCGTTAACGAAACCAAGCTCCACAGCTCGTTCAATTGACGTTGCAGCCCAGTGTCCCGCAACATCCTTAAAAGAAATATTCACTCCTTCAAGCTGTACCTCGAATTTCATTTTAGGCTCCAATGTGACGGACTCCATTGCACTATTTACGAGCTTCACAGCGGTAAGATTTATGACCGCTTTTCCCTTTCCTAAAGCTGAAAAGTTCAAGCTGCCTAACGTAATTTTCCCATTGTCGCCTGTTTTTGGGCCTATTTTGGTCGAGGCGTATATCACTTGGCTGTCTTCAACAATAGGTTTAATAGAATAGCCTGTAATGCTTGAGCTCGCACTCTCGAAACGGAGCTGCTTGGTATCAAATTCCACCTTTAGCTCAAACGCGTACACATCCTTTAATTTATCTCCTGTAATGTCGATCCTAATTTGCTTGTCCTGCTTATGCTGCGAAAGAATAAACACTGGCGCGTCAGCAGATGCTGCCCCTGCCAAGCTGGCGAGCACTGAGGACAGCAATAAAACTGATAAAACAGCAAGAATAAAACGCTTACAATTCGTCATTGGAATCGTCCTTTCTATTAGGTGGAATGTGAAACCTAGCTCAACTAGCTACATTGTACAAACATAAATTAAGAAAGTATTTACAATATTAAGCAAAAATTTAAGGTTTTCAGCATTTATTTGCGACCATGACGATAGAAGAAACAAAAAAAGCCGCTCTCCGATAAAACGGAAAGCGGCCCTTCATCCATATAATATTGTTCCTACGCGTATTTCGCCCAGCGGCTGTCGCCCGGCTTTGGACAAGCTCGATCCTTGTATTTAGCAGCAATTCTTACGAAGCAGCCGCATATCGAACACGTCGTGCCATATTGAAACTTTGGACAGCCGCTGCATTCTGCAAGCCGCCGTTCATACACATCATTGGGTACGCTAATGTCAGTTTGGAACATCGGCGCTGCCA from Paenibacillus sp. FSL H8-0548 encodes the following:
- a CDS encoding beta-L-arabinofuranosidase domain-containing protein, which produces MKFGAKLKTPMVIMLIISMYVSLFLPAVHVDASAEEEPGFFEDHFNRSVINDHWSVIDGNWSTSSGQLTVESGSGSKALVKQAEFENGSVEADISFTNRNGDAGILFRTVSAEPGADNVKGYYAGISAKDNGSVFLGQMNNNWTELKRVKLTVDPNTVYRFKVSAEGSQIKFYVNDQLVLEQTDSMFGKGQVGARIYQSQPTYDLFQVWDDKQELVFTDSFDTEVEGIALPNWQASQGDWKLQSGGVTVGDGANQTLLVKDTRFHDFTVETDVQLTATAGAAGLLFRSQSSEIGKSVQGYYAGLRGDGSLILRRLSEEWTDLQVVKVLDVVSTSKLYQLKVVTYGNGIKVFLDDMHNAALEYYDDDSGQFASGGIGLWDDGAKPLFDNFIASDYYVPSESFKEPVANKEPLLQTPFLPLPLGSVKAEGWLLKQLELMKEGATGYAEDLYGELNTNSEWLGGTAPESNWERPIYYVKGLIALAYTLNDPDLIAKSQKWVNWMLESQRDDGFFGPASDNDWWPRMVAIYVLKDYYEATNDERVISFLTNYFQYQHSHLDQRPLRDWGQIRSGDNLNVVLWLYNRTEDAFLLQLAEKLNTQGTDVTDILTNNNFLEAAKSNPADFYSQHTVNVNESIKTPAIYYQLSKDEADRDAFHAGVEHLDQSHNQITGMNSGTEMLAGLSSTQGVELCAIVERIHSNAVAAMITGDPSMGDALEKITFNSLPGAMSKDIKTHQYFSLPNQVQSSPTDNGFKQNYGNGTVQSPYSGFPCCRFNLHMGWPYFVKDMWSGTGDGGLGVIAYGPSRVSAKIKGANITVKETTNYPFEDQIRFTIEEASESVKFPLKLRIPSWTEKATITVNGQPQQAVKSGQYFTIDRTWEKGDTVVLTVPMEIKTSTWVNNSIGIERGPLVFSLKIEENWVEQFNPAPQVNAPGFKEYNIHAASPWNYGLLIDRENPAASIEVITSPMPENPFIQETTPIKLIAKGKRIPSWGKANNGVSAAEPPVGPVYSAEATENITLVPFGAENLRVTYFPEATDDMDTQPAKYEAEKAQLFKTEARTNNVYASESSYVGGIDYADSYVNFDQVNAPKAGAYKMFFWYAQRTNDYQPATAKIVVNDDQELSAKLAGTINWGRFMATSVNVELKEGVNSIKFMRGTGASAGFYELDYIALSELKPEVLEPVEEPVAKLTGAANAQSGQMIDLSFGVSGIIDSAYQNVNVQDITVNFDSEKLSLAGVSSLKAGESVIERQELEPGKVRILVTAQGEGLAANGDSLKLTFQTSVLQEAGEAIVTLTGTTFESGNGAKLTFNDANHKIQIAAASSLSGDVNGDSRISVGDLAIVAAAYGKASDQPNWAQYQKADLNHDGKVDIADLAILSRLIIG
- a CDS encoding TlpA disulfide reductase family protein, coding for MKASIWTVAALVLATAFGTALIFYSSHSSSKEGSKLNAASLERILSVDQDSALHRSDAAGVKAPIVTLKALDGNTYTIGGENSKPIVLQFWASWCEACTVEAPTMKRLHEAYQNNIDFYGINLSSEEKQADDISAFVQQNQWGFINLLDANKRASYLYELHALPTTFIIDTDGTVLDTFHLLDPLEFKLKLDRITEGR
- a CDS encoding S-layer homology domain-containing protein; the protein is MTNCKRFILAVLSVLLLSSVLASLAGAASADAPVFILSQHKQDKQIRIDITGDKLKDVYAFELKVEFDTKQLRFESASSSITGYSIKPIVEDSQVIYASTKIGPKTGDNGKITLGSLNFSALGKGKAVINLTAVKLVNSAMESVTLEPKMKFEVQLEGVNISFKDVAGHWAATSIERAVELGFVNGYTDGTFRPNSLVTRAEFAAMLARALSMPTEISESLSFKDTGSIPAWAVGYVTAAVNAGIITGYEDDTFRASTPIKRSEIAVMITRALKWEVDPAKKPTFADAEDIPAWAQPSVAMAAEAGILKGRGANQFVPNAIATRAEAVTLLLSLIDLK
- a CDS encoding DUF6171 family protein, which encodes MSSKSQCKGCRDEYRVTDEQIDRILAAPMFQTDISVPNDVYERRLAECSGCPKFQYGTTCSICGCFVRIAAKYKDRACPKPGDSRWAKYA